CAATTTCACGTGTTCATCGGTTAACTCCAAGTGctggttgaaaaataaaatgttttgtgatAGTATTTTGTTAGTCCATTTGAAATAGTCACCGCTCTGCGCCAGCTGACTGGGTGTTCTCTGAAGGGAGCAGGCGCAAAGAACGATTGAAAACGTGGTCTAAAACTAGTGCAAAAAGATGTTTACTTCTGTCTCAACGACAAAATATTTACTTGAGAATAATTGTTCTTtaaactgcaaattttgatctatcatatttttaatatttttgtatctttttagagaaaatataaacaaaatttaaacacCCATAACTTTgaaagaaaatcattttctaaaaattgaaattctagaAGTGTTTAATATATATTCTTTCTTGTTTTctatttctgtttttgtttttcttaaacCTAAGAGCATTGCCAAAGAAATTCCACATAAATCTTTGGAAAAGAGCATCGTTCTTGGTTTAAAACAGAATAGACTTCTACATGGcttttcaagagaaaatgtAATGGGTTTGTTTTGAGTTCactattatttttagattaaagTTCAAAGCTTTCAATACTTATTctaggaattttgaaaattttagaacaaaaacaGCTAAACTGAAAACGGCTAAATTGTTATCATACCTTGCATATAAATTTacgaagaaaaaagtttgtgaCGCGATGTTGGATTTTTCTGTCAAGTAGTTccaaagaaaattatttaatcaagaaatttctcaatattttaaaaacaattttttgagaaaataaaagaaaatgtattttcaaattatattttcaaataacaccAAAACATTGAGGCATTTGGttgaaatcacaaaaaaatatttgaataaatgaaCTCGATGAGTTTTTGATCACATGCTTTTCAGCCAAAGAACGCTCAACTGCTCTCCGGAACAAAGAACTATCGGTCATCTTCCTTTTGAACAAACAAGTATAAAGATTCATTGTTCATCTTgcgagatttttttaaatgtgaaaatgtgTTCTTAAACATCCATTCATATGCAAATGAAATTCTCTGACAAATCGACCGCAGATAGTCCCGGGTTCGTTTTTAAGGATTATTGTTTCTAGCCAgctaattttatattttgaaaatgaaaatttaaaattaaattccaaaaaacttgaattttctagtttattTTCCCTAAGAAATTGCTTCGCATTTTGAactttcccattttctctcatttcaGTACAAAATTGTACAAACTGAGAGTGCTGGGTCCGTGCCTATACAATTATAATCAGTGTTTTATCATTCCACGTTTTCGGCATTCTATTCGGCCATGTGGTTCTCagataaactttttaaaaaaattggacacATGTTTGAACCATTTGTAGTCGCTTTGCAAGCTTATCACACCAACAACCAAACACATCAAAACCGAtacaaacaaagaaaaatattaatgtgTCTCGAAAAAAGACCACAGCGAGAAAAGAAACGCAGGAATCATATGGGGATCATGATGTTCACGTGTTCCGACGAGACCTCTCTGAGAAGTGGGTGCAAAGAACTGCAAACCAAGAGGGACTGAGAACAAAAGAAATACAAGGAGagaagaagagacgcagatggTCAAGATGCGAGGTGGGAGGTTCCCGGCGGGGTGAGGACAGCTGATATATAAATACATTGTATATGCTGCCTAGATGCAtctttttgccaatttgccttctttttttccaatttcgttCCTTCTAATCCTTAATCAAATCTTTACtctttttcaacaaagaaaCATCAGTGCATTAGTTTCATGGGGGCgttgttttctcattttcaccCATTCGGATGCTGATTCAAAGCCCATCTCTCAATTAGCAACAGCTCCTTTTTCCTCTCATTCCATTGGTTCTTCTTCAGtgctttttctttgttttcttgcgGTCACGTCACATTTTAACCATATATTCTTTCATTGTttctatttcagaaaatgtctTCAATCGTTGTTGGAAGTGGAGTTCTTGCTGAAACTGTCGTCGGTCTTTGTAAGTTtgtcattctgaaaatgtatactTAAATTACAATTTACAGTGTGCGCTGCCGGGAGACGTGTCTCTCTTGTTGCACCAAGTGGAAAGGTCAATGCTCTGAAATTCGATTCAAGTGTCATCAAGGCTATCTTGCAAGAGGACTCTGAGAAAAAGATTCCATTCGAATTCATCGATGATATTAGAGTAAGTgagaattcagaaatattgttttcatttttaatataaaaacctgaaaataagttctcgaaaataaattgcaaTTTCTTTCAGCAACAACAAAAACTCGCTGACAAGAACTTCAAGAAGATTAATGTGACAaccgatatttcgaaaattgaagcTGCTGATCAAATCATCGATGCATGCTCTGCCGATGAATCTTCTCTCTTCATTAATACCGCTAAAGCTGTTCCAAATGCCACAATCATCTCCCTCAACGGTGAAAAATCTCCAATTCACTCGAATCACGTGTCTGTCAAAATGTACAGCCCCATTCATGAGACAAAGACTGCAAAGGTAtcagaagaaacaaaaacgtTGATTCATAGATCTTTCTTTCAGATGTTCACCAATTCGAaggtttccaaaaaaactctCGAAGAAGTAAACCAACTTCTCGATTCGATGGGCCTTACTGTTCTCAGTGAGGAAGATTCTCGAGTTGCTGATCGTCTTGTACTTGATATGCAACAAGTTGAGAAATCATCATCTCTTTCGAAGCTTATTTCTACACTTGTCACACC
This is a stretch of genomic DNA from Caenorhabditis elegans chromosome V. It encodes these proteins:
- the F21C10.10 gene encoding 3-hydroxyacyl-CoA dehydrogenase NAD binding domain-containing protein (Confirmed by transcript evidence), producing MSSIVVGSGVLAETVVGLLCAAGRRVSLVAPSGKVNALKFDSSVIKAILQEDSEKKIPFEFIDDIRQQQKLADKNFKKINVTTDISKIEAADQIIDACSADESSLFINTAKAVPNATIISLNGEKSPIHSNHVSVKMYSPIHETKTAKMFTNSKVSKKTLEEVNQLLDSMGLTVLSEEDSRVADRLVLDMQQVEKSSSLSKLISTLVTPLNAPATPSMPKEQYLLF